A section of the Paracoccaceae bacterium genome encodes:
- a CDS encoding DUF2125 domain-containing protein, translating to MFNRSTLGGAAILLLVSQTSAFADVTAEQVWEDWQAQAASYGEVLTADNVGRDGDTLVVSGLRIAMDIDGDGGDDASGTLAEVRFQERGDGTVSISTSPDFDMIFDQNVPDGPNVSYRLAIDMAGMTMIASGDSALRRYDYVAPEVGLALKDLSVDEQQIEGIFDLKAIGLDGSYTIAEGEPSQIDASSNIERATINVDFADPEGQEGRIVVTGEIANITSTSTSTMLANADLADMAAMLAAGFAVEGTLATGPASYSVQASGSDGSTFAADVSSATGALDFALDESGINYGGANTDIAIVVNGSDIPFPQIEINAAEAGGRLAMPLTVSSTPQDFAFGLTLRDLAVSEMIWSMIDPAGALPRDPATLVIDTTGKANWNIDILSPEVQQGDFGSDVPGQLHALDLRNLQLAIAGALLQGTGSFTFDNTDMQTFPGMPKPVGKANFSLDGANALLDKLIAMGLIPAEQALGFRGMMGMFARPGAGPDSLVSEIELTPDGGISANGLRLR from the coding sequence ATGTTCAATCGCTCAACCCTGGGGGGCGCGGCGATCCTGCTGCTGGTATCCCAGACATCCGCATTTGCCGACGTAACCGCCGAACAAGTCTGGGAAGATTGGCAGGCCCAGGCCGCGAGTTATGGCGAGGTTTTGACAGCCGACAATGTCGGCCGCGACGGTGATACGCTGGTGGTTTCAGGGCTTCGGATTGCGATGGACATCGACGGTGACGGTGGTGATGACGCCAGCGGTACACTGGCCGAAGTGCGCTTTCAGGAACGCGGCGACGGCACCGTCTCAATCTCGACCTCTCCTGATTTCGACATGATTTTTGATCAGAACGTGCCGGATGGCCCGAATGTCAGTTACCGGCTGGCGATTGACATGGCCGGCATGACGATGATCGCCTCGGGCGATTCCGCGCTGCGCCGATATGACTATGTGGCCCCCGAAGTCGGCCTGGCGCTGAAGGACCTCAGCGTTGATGAGCAGCAGATTGAGGGCATCTTTGACCTGAAAGCCATCGGTCTGGACGGCAGCTATACCATTGCCGAGGGCGAACCGAGCCAGATCGACGCCAGTTCCAACATCGAACGCGCGACCATCAATGTCGATTTCGCGGATCCCGAAGGGCAGGAAGGCCGCATCGTTGTCACGGGTGAGATTGCGAATATCACCTCAACCTCGACGTCGACCATGCTGGCAAACGCCGATCTGGCCGATATGGCCGCGATGCTGGCTGCCGGTTTCGCGGTCGAAGGGACTCTGGCAACCGGTCCGGCGTCCTATTCGGTGCAAGCCTCCGGGTCCGATGGGTCGACCTTTGCCGCAGATGTCTCATCCGCAACAGGCGCGCTGGACTTTGCGCTGGATGAAAGCGGTATCAATTATGGCGGCGCAAACACCGATATTGCGATTGTCGTGAACGGGTCGGACATTCCGTTCCCGCAGATCGAGATCAACGCGGCCGAGGCTGGCGGCCGTTTGGCCATGCCGCTCACCGTATCGAGCACACCGCAGGATTTCGCCTTTGGCCTGACCCTGCGCGATCTTGCCGTGTCCGAGATGATCTGGTCGATGATTGACCCCGCCGGTGCGCTGCCGCGTGATCCCGCAACACTGGTGATCGACACGACCGGCAAGGCGAACTGGAACATCGACATCCTGTCGCCCGAAGTTCAGCAGGGCGATTTCGGGTCCGATGTGCCGGGTCAGCTCCATGCGCTGGATCTGCGCAATCTGCAGCTGGCCATCGCCGGGGCGCTGCTGCAGGGCACCGGATCGTTCACCTTCGACAATACCGACATGCAGACCTTTCCGGGCATGCCCAAACCGGTTGGCAAGGCAAACTTCAGCCTTGATGGCGCAAATGCGCTGCTGGACAAGCTGATCGCGATGGGCCTGATACCGGCAGAACAGGCGCTGGGCTTTCGTGGCATGATGGGCATGTTCGCCCGCCCCGGCGCCGGACCGGACTCGCTTGTGTCCGAGATTGAGCTGACGCCGGACGGCGGCATCTCTGCCAACGGGCTGCGCCTGCGCTAA
- a CDS encoding DUF2794 domain-containing protein, with product MTIQTPTPFPSARPAPEQVTFDRGELSVILSLYGRMVAAGEWRDYGMSFLREVAVFSVFRRSAENPLYRIEKRPKLRNRQGLYAVIGMDGRILKRGHDLRTVLRVLEVKLIRAV from the coding sequence ATGACGATCCAGACTCCGACGCCGTTCCCATCGGCCCGCCCCGCACCCGAACAGGTGACGTTTGATCGTGGTGAACTTTCTGTCATCCTCAGCCTCTATGGCCGCATGGTCGCGGCGGGAGAATGGCGCGATTATGGCATGTCGTTCCTGCGTGAGGTCGCAGTATTCTCGGTCTTTCGGCGCAGTGCGGAAAACCCGCTGTACCGGATCGAAAAACGCCCCAAACTGCGCAATCGACAGGGGCTTTATGCGGTGATCGGGATGGATGGGCGCATCCTGAAGCGTGGCCATGATCTGCGCACCGTTCTGCGCGTGCTTGAGGTCAAGCTGATCCGCGCCGTCTGA
- a CDS encoding 3'(2'),5'-bisphosphate nucleotidase CysQ → MPGPDRAHDAAEDLALLLQAAAAAGPIALGHWKSDPQVWDKDDGAGPVSEGDLAVNAALEDHLRSARPAYGWLSEESEADPNRLSAARTFVIDPIDGTRAYLDGQANWAISLAVVEAGTPIAAAIAMPAKSCTYAAVIGGGATRNAAPIRANMRTDVGGATVLTPRVTLDAANWPGGVPDINRHFRPSLAYRMALVAEGRFDAMITLRDAWEWDIAAGALIAAEAGAEVSDRTGAPLVFNSAGALTPGVVTAANRVHQGLLARLM, encoded by the coding sequence TTGCCGGGGCCTGATCGCGCGCATGACGCTGCCGAAGATCTCGCGCTGCTGCTGCAAGCTGCGGCCGCGGCGGGGCCAATTGCGCTTGGCCACTGGAAATCCGACCCGCAGGTCTGGGACAAGGACGACGGTGCCGGCCCGGTTTCCGAGGGCGATCTGGCGGTCAATGCCGCCTTGGAGGACCACCTGCGCAGCGCCCGCCCCGCCTATGGCTGGCTGAGCGAAGAATCCGAAGCGGATCCCAACCGCCTGAGTGCCGCACGCACCTTCGTTATCGACCCAATCGACGGCACCCGCGCCTATCTTGACGGGCAGGCCAACTGGGCAATTTCACTCGCCGTGGTCGAGGCAGGCACCCCAATCGCCGCCGCCATCGCCATGCCCGCCAAATCCTGCACCTATGCCGCCGTCATTGGTGGTGGGGCGACCAGAAACGCCGCGCCGATCCGCGCCAACATGCGCACCGATGTTGGCGGCGCAACCGTCCTTACGCCCCGCGTCACGCTGGATGCCGCCAACTGGCCCGGTGGCGTGCCAGACATCAACCGCCACTTCCGCCCGTCACTGGCATATCGCATGGCGCTGGTCGCCGAAGGCCGCTTTGACGCGATGATAACCCTGCGCGACGCCTGGGAATGGGACATCGCCGCCGGTGCCCTGATCGCGGCCGAAGCGGGCGCGGAGGTCAGCGACCGGACCGGCGCGCCACTGGTATTCAACAGCGCAGGTGCGCTGACGCCGGGCGTGGTGACCGCTGCGAACCGTGTCCATCAGGGGCTGCTGGCCAGACTTATGTGA
- a CDS encoding TldD/PmbA family protein produces the protein MTDTLFDLTGQLIAAAKKAGADAADAIAVQSAALSADVLNGVLEHVERSEALDIGLRVFVGQRQANISAGKGDAATLEDMAARAVAMAREAPQDAAVGLADPEQLTSDTDATALELADPGAAPDAATLETDARRAEAAAAMIDGVSQVQSASAGYSRSDIALAATNGFAARYARTNRSVSAVAITGEGTGMERDYAGESRVFAADLPSPEQVGTQAGERTIARAGARKPPTGPAPVLFDERISGTLIGHLLAAVDGAAVVRGGTWARDALDQPVLPDALTLTETPHRPRIAQSRLFDAEGLATADRKIIDAGILTGWTLDLSTGHKLGMPSTANASRGTGGAPFPMVGNLTLTPGDATRADLIRDMGTGLLVTSLIGASINPTTGDYSRGASGFWVEGGQIQYPVNECTIAGNLRDMLRSLIAADDGRPELSRVIPSLLVAGLTIAGA, from the coding sequence ATGACCGACACGCTTTTCGACCTGACCGGGCAGTTGATCGCCGCTGCCAAGAAGGCGGGTGCCGACGCCGCTGACGCGATCGCGGTTCAATCCGCAGCCCTGTCGGCGGATGTCCTGAACGGAGTGCTTGAGCATGTTGAGCGTTCCGAGGCGCTGGACATCGGATTGCGCGTGTTCGTTGGCCAGCGGCAGGCGAATATCTCGGCCGGGAAGGGCGATGCGGCAACGCTGGAAGACATGGCCGCCCGCGCCGTTGCCATGGCGCGCGAAGCGCCGCAGGACGCCGCGGTTGGCCTGGCTGACCCCGAACAGCTGACCAGCGACACGGATGCGACAGCGCTTGAACTGGCCGATCCCGGCGCGGCGCCAGATGCCGCCACGCTGGAAACCGATGCGCGACGCGCAGAAGCGGCAGCAGCCATGATTGATGGTGTCAGCCAGGTTCAATCCGCCAGCGCCGGATACTCCCGCTCTGATATCGCTCTGGCGGCGACCAACGGTTTCGCTGCGCGCTATGCCCGCACAAACCGCTCGGTCTCGGCTGTTGCGATCACCGGGGAAGGCACGGGGATGGAGCGTGATTACGCCGGGGAATCCCGCGTCTTTGCCGCCGACCTGCCATCGCCCGAACAGGTCGGGACCCAGGCAGGCGAACGCACGATCGCCCGCGCAGGCGCGCGCAAACCGCCGACTGGCCCCGCGCCGGTACTGTTTGACGAACGCATCTCGGGCACGCTGATCGGGCACCTGCTGGCTGCGGTCGATGGCGCGGCGGTGGTGCGCGGCGGGACATGGGCGCGCGACGCGCTGGACCAGCCCGTACTGCCCGACGCGCTGACCCTGACCGAAACTCCGCACCGCCCACGGATCGCACAGTCCCGCCTGTTCGACGCAGAAGGGCTTGCCACGGCGGATCGCAAGATCATCGACGCCGGTATTTTGACCGGCTGGACGCTGGACCTGTCGACGGGGCACAAACTGGGAATGCCCAGCACCGCCAACGCCAGCCGTGGTACCGGCGGCGCACCCTTTCCGATGGTCGGCAACCTGACCTTGACGCCCGGCGATGCCACCCGCGCCGACCTGATCCGCGACATGGGGACCGGGCTGCTGGTCACCTCGCTGATCGGGGCCTCGATCAATCCGACCACGGGCGATTACTCGCGCGGCGCTTCCGGCTTCTGGGTCGAGGGCGGGCAGATCCAATACCCGGTCAATGAATGCACCATCGCCGGAAATCTGCGCGACATGCTGCGCAGTCTGATCGCCGCAGATGATGGCCGCCCCGAATTGTCGCGCGTCATCCCGTCACTTCTGGTCGCGGGGCTGACGATTGCCGGGGCCTGA
- a CDS encoding NLP/P60 hydrolase produces MSDRRITPANGRVAARHLSGIIAADQYVDGQPKSVTAMAAFLRATPDGKPDRQVLLGEAVTLFETRNVWGFVQAQKDGYVGWTEVANLRDPITPTHRVAMRHTLAFAQPDMKSAMLFRPPFGARLAVTGTDGIWSMIQIPGQPAAWVRTDHLRPAESVEGDPVAVAKLFLGTPYLWAGNTGDGLDCSGLVQASLLACGIPCPGDSDLIEAAVGDPLPEGATLARGDLIIWKGHVALAMDGERIIHATSAPLEVVVENTAAAIKRIKAAGDGLPTSRKRITRNPA; encoded by the coding sequence ATGAGCGATCGTCGCATCACACCCGCCAACGGCCGCGTCGCCGCGCGGCACCTCAGCGGAATTATTGCGGCAGATCAATATGTTGACGGGCAGCCTAAATCCGTCACCGCGATGGCGGCGTTTTTGCGCGCAACCCCGGACGGAAAACCGGACCGACAGGTTCTGCTGGGTGAGGCGGTGACGCTTTTTGAAACCCGCAACGTCTGGGGGTTCGTGCAGGCGCAGAAAGACGGTTATGTCGGCTGGACCGAGGTTGCCAATCTGCGCGATCCGATCACCCCGACGCACCGCGTCGCGATGCGCCACACGCTGGCCTTCGCACAACCCGATATGAAATCCGCGATGCTGTTCCGCCCCCCCTTCGGCGCACGGCTGGCCGTGACGGGGACTGACGGCATCTGGTCTATGATCCAGATACCGGGTCAGCCCGCCGCCTGGGTGCGGACCGATCATCTGCGCCCCGCCGAGTCGGTCGAGGGTGACCCGGTCGCGGTTGCGAAACTGTTCCTCGGCACGCCCTACCTCTGGGCCGGAAATACCGGCGACGGGCTGGATTGTTCCGGGCTGGTCCAGGCTTCGCTGTTGGCCTGTGGCATCCCGTGCCCCGGCGACAGCGACCTGATTGAAGCGGCGGTTGGTGACCCGCTGCCCGAAGGCGCGACCCTGGCGCGCGGCGATCTGATCATCTGGAAAGGCCATGTCGCGCTGGCAATGGACGGCGAACGGATCATCCACGCAACATCCGCCCCGTTAGAGGTTGTCGTCGAAAACACCGCCGCCGCAATCAAACGCATCAAAGCAGCCGGGGATGGGTTGCCGACGTCGCGCAAACGGATCACGCGAAACCCTGCGTAA
- a CDS encoding leucyl aminopeptidase family protein produces MPLSFAKPTKDAVPLSLVLADQLQDWLTRQDDSVQAWVAVNGFRAAAGSALAIPGADGNLRAAIGGLGKAAHPRRKRFLAATIRAALPAATYALTDSPDGDDLNECALGWLLGGYCFTRYNDKTPPKAQLVAPKGVDADRLMHIAAGEALTRDLINTPSSDMGPDELESQAHALAEAYDARVSVIVGDELLAQNFPLIHAVGRASPRAPRLIDLSWGSSGPVLTLVGKGVVFDTGGLNLKPGSSMGLMKKDMGGAAAVLGLARMIMGLGLLIRLRVLLPVAENAVSGASFRPGDILTARNGTTVEINNTDAEGRLVLADALALAAEGDSDLTISMATLTGAARVAVGPDLAPFFCDDTGVADALRASAETVRDPVWQLPFHEPYEAMIEPGIADLDNAPSGGFAGAITAALFLRRFAGSARYAHFDIYGWQPTAAPGRPKGGVGQGTRAILDALPGILHL; encoded by the coding sequence ATGCCCCTCAGCTTTGCCAAACCAACGAAAGATGCAGTGCCGTTGTCGCTGGTCCTGGCCGATCAGTTGCAAGATTGGCTGACCAGGCAGGACGACAGCGTGCAGGCCTGGGTCGCGGTCAATGGCTTTCGCGCCGCCGCTGGCAGCGCGCTGGCGATTCCGGGCGCGGATGGCAACCTGCGCGCGGCAATCGGCGGGCTTGGCAAGGCCGCACACCCCCGCAGGAAGCGGTTTCTGGCCGCGACCATCCGCGCCGCCTTGCCTGCGGCAACCTATGCACTGACCGATTCGCCCGACGGCGATGATCTGAACGAATGCGCGCTGGGCTGGCTGTTGGGTGGCTACTGCTTCACACGCTACAACGACAAAACACCGCCAAAGGCTCAGCTGGTTGCACCCAAAGGGGTTGACGCTGACCGGCTGATGCACATCGCCGCGGGCGAGGCGCTGACCCGCGATCTGATCAACACCCCTAGCAGCGACATGGGCCCGGATGAGCTCGAGTCCCAGGCGCACGCGCTGGCCGAAGCCTATGACGCGCGTGTATCGGTGATTGTCGGTGATGAGCTGTTGGCACAGAATTTCCCGCTGATTCATGCAGTTGGGCGCGCCTCACCCCGTGCGCCGCGCCTGATTGATCTGTCCTGGGGGAGCTCGGGACCGGTGCTGACATTGGTCGGCAAAGGCGTGGTTTTTGACACTGGCGGGCTGAACCTGAAACCTGGCAGTTCGATGGGTCTGATGAAGAAGGACATGGGGGGCGCCGCGGCTGTCCTTGGGCTGGCGCGGATGATCATGGGGCTAGGCCTGCTGATTCGGCTGCGCGTCCTGTTGCCGGTCGCGGAAAACGCGGTCAGCGGCGCCAGTTTCCGCCCCGGCGATATCCTGACTGCGCGCAATGGAACGACGGTTGAGATCAATAACACTGACGCCGAAGGTCGCCTTGTTCTGGCAGACGCACTGGCCCTGGCCGCCGAAGGTGACAGCGATCTGACCATTTCAATGGCGACCCTGACGGGGGCGGCGCGGGTCGCCGTCGGCCCGGATCTGGCACCCTTTTTCTGCGATGATACCGGCGTTGCCGATGCGTTGCGCGCAAGCGCCGAAACGGTGCGCGACCCGGTCTGGCAACTGCCATTCCACGAACCCTATGAGGCGATGATCGAGCCGGGCATCGCAGACCTCGACAATGCGCCATCGGGCGGGTTCGCTGGCGCAATCACCGCCGCCCTGTTCCTGCGCCGTTTCGCAGGCTCGGCACGCTATGCGCATTTCGACATCTATGGCTGGCAGCCGACCGCCGCACCAGGCCGCCCAAAAGGCGGCGTCGGGCAGGGGACGCGAGCCATCCTCGACGCGCTTCCCGGCATACTGCACTTATGA
- a CDS encoding DUF4170 domain-containing protein, giving the protein MTQRLHLVFGGELIDPTKTAFKDVKDIHVVGMFPDYASAYDAWKAEAQRTVDNAHMRYFIAHIHRLRDEEAPASPTEELGS; this is encoded by the coding sequence ATGACCCAGCGCCTGCATCTCGTCTTTGGTGGCGAGTTGATTGACCCCACCAAGACCGCGTTCAAGGACGTCAAGGACATCCACGTGGTCGGCATGTTCCCCGATTATGCATCCGCCTATGACGCCTGGAAGGCCGAGGCGCAGCGCACCGTGGACAACGCCCATATGCGGTATTTCATCGCCCATATTCACCGCTTGCGGGACGAAGAAGCCCCCGCATCGCCGACAGAAGAGCTTGGTTCCTGA